From the genome of Magnolia sinica isolate HGM2019 chromosome 12, MsV1, whole genome shotgun sequence:
ACCATGTGGGACAAGCAAGGGATCATCTGATCGACTCAGAGCGTTGTGTAAGACCCTCGCATCCGAAGCAGAACCCTCCCAACCGGCCAATATGTAAATGAAGTTCATATCAAATGAACACGCCGCCAGTACGTTTTGGGAGAGGACCCCCTTCCGATTGCGGAAGCTCGCATGGTCACCGGCAGGCACATGAGCAGGAATGTGTGTACCATCAATTGCCCCAACGCAATCCTAGATACATTGGATAAAGGTGTGAATGAAGGGTAGTATAAAATACGTATATGAAAATATGACCCGCCATAATTAATACCTGAAAGTAAGCAGCCCAATTTGTGTTTGTCTGAATCTCAGATGGAGTCGCTGGTCCAGCCTGTTTTACGAAAATTGGGTACAGCGACACAATTGCATCTAATACACTATGAAAGTGGCGACTCACAGTTTCACCCGATCGAATGAATCTATGACCAATTACGCGATTCCGAACATTGTGCCCCAATGTATATAGGAACATTACTAACTGTTCTTCAAGACTCACACGCCGAGTATCACGCAACACGACCTTCTCGCGTAGCTGGGTACATAGATCGAAGAACGTCGCTCAATTCATCCTAAGTTGTGTGACACAATCCCAGTCACTGGCCCTAATGATAGAGTTGATGAACCTAGCGCGCTCATCCTCTCCATGACGAGAGGGCTGTTTGAACATGTATTCACGACAATATTCTCCGACAGCCGCCACACAAGCCATCATCGCCCTTGCAACCATGACACTATCTGTATCTTCTCCCGATTCTTCACTCTCCATCGCCAACTGATAACCAACACCATCGGGTTCGTGTACTCAGATTGACAATAATGGGTAGAATTTCTCCCATGTTATGGGGAATAATGGGTAGTTATAAGTCAAGCAATCTTGCATCGGAATGTATTTAGAACATTTGAAGTCGTTCCATCTACTCTTCGAGAAAAGGTTGAATAATTTATATGGTGGGATAAGTTCACATATGATTACATGTTAAGAAGCTCACATTTCCCAACCCATTATTTTTTGACAAATTCTGAAGAGATGGATTCCAATTGAAAATCCTGACCCATGTCTAGAATCTGGTTCGATGGTTAAAATAAATAAGATTATACGACAGAATTCTGAAAAACCAGCTGAATAGGAGGCAGAGAGTTTAATTAAAATGATATAATATGCAGTGAAAATTGCAAATGTCAGTTTTCCGATATGAATA
Proteins encoded in this window:
- the LOC131220387 gene encoding uncharacterized protein LOC131220387, with amino-acid sequence MFLYTLGHNVRNRVIGHRFIRSGETVSRHFHSVLDAIVSLYPIFVKQAGPATPSEIQTNTNWAAYFQDCVGAIDGTHIPAHVPAGDHASFRNRKGVLSQNVLAACSFDMNFIYILAGWEGSASDARVLHNALSRSDDPLLVPHGIWLSFKRLPVYFITLTYVIINSMGL